From the Gallaecimonas mangrovi genome, one window contains:
- a CDS encoding ABC transporter permease, which yields MFRPASLFIATRYLLRGQRGGFANFVNLFALFGVTLGVMVLMVVLSVMNGFQDQLKSRLLDRVPHVLVSTDSDFANWQQRAQQLKANKEVTGVAPYIDGEVMLQSRGGLQGGWLQGLWPTETMPDHALVPKAGDYQLILGVGLARKLGLLVGDKVRVYLPGRSLYTPLGRLPAQRQFTVIAVVDLASELNDVLAITNYQDLRRLFGKSPQGVDKLKVTLKDPFAIDHIGHLAKKGEQLWDWRARYGDFFAAVAQEKRTMSLLLVLIIAVAAFNILAALAMLVSDKRRDIAVLAGLGMTPRSLKRIFVAQGVGTGLVGSVLGLSLGFFITEHLNFFLDLVGLGGMAFGYGPDGLPVIRDPLQMGLIALFVVIICALATLAPAHRAARVDPAVVLSERD from the coding sequence ATGTTCCGACCTGCCTCACTGTTTATAGCCACACGCTACCTGCTCCGCGGTCAACGGGGCGGTTTTGCCAATTTCGTTAATCTGTTTGCACTCTTTGGCGTCACCCTTGGGGTGATGGTGCTAATGGTGGTGCTAAGCGTGATGAATGGCTTTCAAGACCAACTTAAAAGCCGCCTGTTAGACCGGGTACCCCATGTGCTGGTTAGCACCGACAGCGACTTTGCCAACTGGCAGCAGCGGGCCCAGCAACTTAAAGCCAATAAAGAGGTTACCGGCGTTGCCCCTTATATCGACGGCGAAGTCATGCTGCAAAGCCGAGGCGGCCTGCAAGGGGGCTGGCTACAAGGCCTTTGGCCCACCGAAACGATGCCCGACCACGCCTTGGTGCCCAAAGCAGGTGATTATCAACTGATACTGGGGGTTGGGCTGGCCCGTAAGTTGGGCTTACTTGTTGGTGATAAGGTGCGGGTATATTTACCTGGCCGTAGCCTTTACACCCCCCTTGGCCGCTTACCGGCCCAACGCCAATTTACGGTGATTGCGGTGGTGGACTTAGCCTCTGAACTCAACGACGTTTTAGCTATCACCAACTATCAAGACCTGCGCCGCCTGTTTGGCAAAAGCCCGCAGGGCGTCGATAAACTGAAAGTGACCTTAAAAGACCCCTTTGCCATTGACCATATTGGCCATTTAGCCAAAAAAGGCGAGCAGCTGTGGGACTGGCGTGCTCGCTATGGCGACTTTTTTGCTGCTGTGGCCCAGGAAAAACGCACCATGTCGTTGTTGCTAGTGCTGATTATCGCGGTGGCCGCATTTAATATTTTGGCGGCCTTGGCGATGCTGGTGTCGGATAAACGCCGCGATATCGCGGTACTTGCCGGCCTTGGGATGACGCCGCGCTCCTTAAAACGCATTTTTGTTGCCCAAGGGGTTGGCACCGGTTTAGTCGGCTCGGTGCTGGGTTTGAGCCTTGGCTTTTTTATTACCGAGCATCTGAATTTCTTCCTGGACTTGGTTGGCCTTGGTGGCATGGCTTTTGGGTACGGCCCCGATGGCCTGCCTGTTATTCGTGACCCGCTGCAAATGGGCCTTATTGCGCTTTTTGTGGTGATCATTTGCGCCCTGGCTACCTTGGCACCAGCGCACCGGGCAGCAAGGGTTGACCCGGCTGTGGTGCTATCAGAACGCGATTAA
- a CDS encoding agmatine deiminase family protein, producing MQRLLAEWEGLDGVLLTWPHKNTDWDYMLDEVTPLYEALAYVISDYADVLIAAPEDEVESIKERLLALGISDDAFMVYGVPSNDTWARDHGPLTVETPEGLKLLDYTFTGWGNKFDASLDNQITQRLNQQGAFAVPVEKKSLVLEGGAIEFDGDRTLLATSECLLNPNRNPQFSKAEIEAQLKADFGAEKINWLNHGYLAGDDTDSHIDTLARLCPNNVIAYVKCDDEQDEHFEAFQKMEAELEAMTDADGKPYKLVPLPWPFEVYDDEGQRLPATYANFLICNGAVLVPVYNDDRDEEALAAINEAFPGFDIVGLNCLPLIKQHGSLHCVTMQMPQGTLSLLPPGVEL from the coding sequence GTGCAACGTCTGCTTGCTGAATGGGAAGGTCTGGACGGGGTTTTACTGACCTGGCCCCACAAAAACACCGACTGGGACTACATGCTTGACGAAGTCACGCCGCTGTATGAGGCCCTGGCCTATGTGATCAGCGACTACGCCGACGTGCTTATCGCCGCCCCCGAAGACGAGGTTGAGTCGATTAAAGAACGGCTATTGGCCCTTGGCATCAGCGATGATGCCTTTATGGTTTATGGCGTACCCAGCAACGACACCTGGGCCCGCGACCACGGCCCACTGACGGTGGAAACCCCAGAAGGGTTAAAGCTGCTTGATTACACCTTTACCGGCTGGGGCAATAAGTTCGACGCCAGCCTCGATAACCAAATTACCCAGCGCCTAAATCAACAAGGCGCCTTTGCGGTACCGGTGGAGAAAAAATCACTGGTACTGGAAGGCGGCGCTATCGAATTCGACGGTGACCGTACCTTGCTGGCCACCAGCGAGTGTCTTTTGAACCCCAACCGCAACCCGCAGTTTTCAAAAGCAGAAATAGAAGCGCAGCTGAAAGCCGACTTTGGCGCCGAGAAAATCAACTGGCTTAACCACGGTTACTTAGCCGGTGACGACACCGACAGCCACATCGACACCCTGGCGCGGCTTTGCCCTAATAACGTCATTGCCTACGTAAAATGCGATGACGAGCAAGACGAGCACTTCGAGGCGTTTCAAAAAATGGAAGCCGAGCTCGAAGCCATGACCGACGCCGACGGTAAACCTTACAAGCTGGTGCCACTGCCCTGGCCCTTTGAAGTGTACGACGACGAAGGCCAGCGCCTGCCCGCCACCTACGCCAACTTTTTGATTTGTAACGGCGCGGTGTTGGTTCCTGTCTACAATGACGACCGCGACGAAGAAGCCCTTGCCGCCATTAACGAAGCCTTCCCCGGCTTTGACATCGTCGGGCTTAACTGCCTGCCACTGATTAAACAACACGGCAGCCTGCATTGTGTCACCATGCAAATGCCGCAAGGCACCCTCAGCCTGCTGCCGCCGGGAGTAGAACTATGA
- a CDS encoding carbon-nitrogen hydrolase — protein MSTLNVGLVQHACSGDLQQNLAKSIEGITDAAENGAKLVVLQELHRSLYFCQVESTDLFDLAEPIPGPSTELFGALAKELGIVIVTSLFEKRAPGLYHNTAVVLESDGSIAGKYRKMHIPDDPGFYEKFYFTPGDMGFEPIQTSVGKLGILVCWDQWFPEAARLMAMSGAELLIYPTAIGWNPDDDEAEQNRQRDAWVTIQRSHAIANGLPVVAVNRVGHEADPAGGPGTEFWGTSFVAGPQGEFLFEADTESELSVVVPVDLARSESVRRWWPYLRDRRVDHYGDLLKLYRD, from the coding sequence ATGAGCACCCTGAATGTGGGCTTGGTGCAACACGCTTGCAGCGGCGATTTGCAACAAAACCTGGCCAAATCCATTGAAGGCATTACGGATGCCGCCGAGAACGGCGCCAAGCTGGTGGTGCTGCAAGAGCTGCACCGCAGCCTCTATTTTTGCCAGGTAGAAAGCACCGACCTTTTTGATTTGGCTGAACCCATTCCCGGCCCCAGCACCGAACTGTTCGGCGCCCTGGCCAAAGAACTGGGCATTGTGATTGTCACCAGCCTCTTTGAAAAACGTGCCCCCGGCCTTTATCACAATACCGCCGTGGTGCTGGAAAGCGATGGTTCTATTGCCGGAAAATACCGCAAGATGCATATCCCTGACGACCCGGGTTTTTACGAGAAGTTTTACTTTACGCCCGGTGATATGGGTTTTGAGCCTATTCAAACGTCAGTGGGTAAACTGGGCATTTTAGTGTGCTGGGATCAGTGGTTCCCGGAAGCAGCAAGGCTGATGGCCATGAGCGGCGCCGAACTGCTGATTTACCCCACCGCCATAGGCTGGAACCCGGACGACGACGAAGCCGAGCAAAACCGTCAGCGCGATGCCTGGGTCACCATTCAGCGCAGCCACGCCATTGCTAATGGCCTGCCGGTGGTCGCGGTCAACCGGGTTGGCCACGAGGCAGATCCGGCCGGTGGCCCTGGCACCGAATTTTGGGGCACCAGCTTTGTCGCAGGGCCGCAAGGTGAGTTTTTGTTTGAAGCCGACACCGAGTCTGAACTCAGTGTGGTGGTGCCAGTTGATTTAGCGCGTAGCGAGTCGGTGCGGCGTTGGTGGCCCTACCTTCGCGACCGCCGGGTTGACCATTACGGCGATTTGCTGAAACTTTACCGCGATTGA